A single Cellulomonas sp. SLBN-39 DNA region contains:
- a CDS encoding PLD nuclease N-terminal domain-containing protein yields MQHQRWDELSTRRKVGVVVVSAAQIALTVAAYRDLVKRPAEQVHGPKLAWGVALLVNWVGPITYFAKGRLPA; encoded by the coding sequence ATGCAGCACCAGCGCTGGGACGAGCTGAGCACGCGCCGCAAGGTCGGGGTGGTGGTGGTCTCGGCCGCGCAGATCGCGCTGACCGTGGCCGCCTACCGGGACCTGGTGAAGCGGCCCGCGGAGCAGGTGCACGGCCCCAAGCTCGCGTGGGGGGTCGCGCTGCTCGTCAACTGGGTCGGGCCGATCACGTACTTCGCGAAGGGGCGCCTGCCCGCCTGA
- a CDS encoding DUF1905 domain-containing protein, which produces MGDYRFDAPLWRTENGSWVFVTVPFDVADAIDEASHGAQRGFGSVRVEAVLGPTTWRTSLFPDKRLESFVLPVKRAVRDAAGVDDGDVVHVELTLLDA; this is translated from the coding sequence GTGGGTGACTACCGGTTCGACGCGCCCCTGTGGCGCACCGAGAACGGCTCCTGGGTGTTCGTCACCGTGCCGTTCGACGTCGCGGACGCGATCGACGAGGCGTCGCACGGCGCGCAGCGCGGGTTCGGCTCGGTGCGCGTCGAGGCCGTGCTGGGCCCGACGACGTGGCGGACGTCGCTGTTCCCCGACAAGCGCCTCGAGAGCTTCGTGCTCCCCGTCAAGCGCGCCGTGCGGGACGCCGCGGGGGTCGACGACGGCGACGTCGTGCACGTCGAGCTCACCCTGCTCGACGCCTGA